One region of Microbacterium sp. M28 genomic DNA includes:
- a CDS encoding NUDIX hydrolase: MEELPLAGTVVLLRDGDDGALEVLILRRPARGSFAGAWVFPGGLVEDADRASAESGQDAARIAAARECFEEVGVRPTDLVTLSRWIPPAQAPKRVGTWFFLAADPGGDIVPSPDEVVQWRWISPTDALAQHAAGRIELFPPTWVTLHELSRFDTAADAMTAASDAPTYATRLLPGDVFCWVGDAQHPDGGTGVHRLETAVRPWRYRRD, encoded by the coding sequence ATGGAAGAGCTGCCGCTGGCCGGGACGGTGGTCCTGCTGCGCGACGGGGATGATGGGGCGCTCGAGGTGCTCATCCTGAGGCGCCCGGCTCGGGGGTCGTTCGCCGGCGCCTGGGTGTTCCCCGGTGGCCTCGTCGAAGACGCGGATCGGGCATCCGCGGAATCCGGTCAGGACGCCGCACGCATCGCCGCGGCGCGCGAGTGCTTCGAGGAGGTCGGCGTGCGGCCGACCGACCTCGTGACGTTGTCACGGTGGATACCGCCGGCGCAGGCACCCAAGCGCGTCGGTACCTGGTTCTTCCTCGCCGCCGACCCGGGGGGCGACATCGTGCCGTCTCCCGACGAGGTGGTCCAGTGGCGGTGGATCTCGCCGACCGACGCTCTGGCGCAGCACGCGGCAGGGCGGATCGAGCTGTTCCCTCCGACGTGGGTGACCCTGCACGAGCTCTCCCGGTTCGACACGGCGGCCGATGCGATGACCGCGGCATCGGATGCCCCGACGTATGCGACCAGGCTGCTGCCCGGTGACGTGTTCTGCTGGGTCGGAGACGCGCAGCATCCGGACGGCGGCACTGGCGTGCACCGTCTGGAGACCGCGGTGCGGCCGTGGCGATATCGACGAGACTGA
- the metX gene encoding homoserine O-acetyltransferase MetX, translating to MDWQTTSEETVPSRRVTEAQASMMRARPPVTGAWRDGDPVGERRFAAFGAFTTESGQELPGIRIAYETWGELNEKRDNAILISHALTGDSHVRGEAAPGHATAGWWDDVVGPGAAIDTDRWFVVAPNILGGCQGSTGPASVAPDGYEWASRFPYLTVRDQVAAQVRLADALGIDRWAAVVGGSMGGMHALEWAITHPERVRRLAILASPPASTADQIASNMLQLEAIRMDPRFEGGEYYDAAIGEGPHRGLAIARRMAMLNYRSPIELNSRFQRSWQSDLSPLGHGGRFAVESYLDFHGNKFTRRFDANSYITLVEAMNSHDVGRDRGGIEDALRTVTATTLVLGIDTDRLFPLEGQHRIARSIPNTLDGDEAVVITSDFGHDGFLIETDVVGDHLRRLLAS from the coding sequence ATGGACTGGCAGACGACTTCGGAGGAGACGGTGCCCTCGCGGCGCGTGACCGAGGCGCAGGCCAGCATGATGCGCGCACGACCCCCGGTCACGGGTGCATGGCGCGACGGCGATCCCGTCGGCGAGCGCCGATTCGCCGCGTTCGGAGCGTTCACCACCGAGAGCGGCCAGGAGCTGCCCGGCATCCGGATCGCCTATGAGACCTGGGGCGAACTGAACGAGAAGCGCGACAACGCGATCCTCATCAGTCACGCCCTGACCGGCGACAGCCACGTCCGCGGAGAGGCGGCGCCCGGCCATGCCACCGCCGGCTGGTGGGACGACGTCGTGGGGCCGGGCGCTGCGATCGACACCGACCGATGGTTCGTCGTCGCGCCGAACATTCTGGGCGGCTGCCAGGGCTCGACGGGTCCGGCGAGCGTCGCCCCGGACGGCTACGAGTGGGCGTCGCGCTTCCCGTATCTGACGGTGCGCGACCAGGTCGCCGCCCAGGTGCGGCTGGCCGATGCCCTCGGGATCGACCGGTGGGCGGCGGTCGTCGGCGGATCCATGGGCGGCATGCACGCCCTGGAATGGGCCATCACGCACCCGGAGCGCGTCCGTCGCCTCGCGATCCTCGCGTCACCGCCGGCGAGCACGGCGGATCAGATCGCCTCGAACATGCTGCAGCTGGAGGCGATCCGGATGGATCCGCGCTTCGAAGGCGGCGAATACTACGACGCGGCGATCGGTGAAGGACCTCACCGCGGTCTCGCCATCGCGCGCCGCATGGCCATGCTGAACTACCGCTCCCCCATCGAGCTCAACTCCCGCTTCCAGCGCTCCTGGCAGTCGGATCTGTCGCCCCTCGGCCACGGTGGTCGCTTCGCCGTCGAGAGCTACCTCGACTTCCACGGCAACAAGTTCACCCGTCGTTTCGACGCGAACAGCTACATCACCCTGGTCGAGGCGATGAACTCGCACGACGTGGGCCGCGACCGCGGCGGCATCGAGGATGCCCTTCGCACCGTGACCGCGACGACCCTGGTGCTCGGCATCGATACGGATCGGCTGTTCCCCTTGGAAGGGCAGCACCGCATCGCCCGCAGCATCCCGAACACCCTCGACGGGGACGAGGCCGTCGTCATCACGAGCGACTTCGGGCACGACGGCTTCCTCATCGAGACCGACGTCGTCGGCGACCACCTGCGGCGGCTGCTCGCGAGCTGA
- a CDS encoding GuaB1 family IMP dehydrogenase-related protein: MDFLGAHPTVDLTYSDVFLVPRRSGITSRLQVDLAPHDGTPATLPLVASNMNSVTGPRLAAVLARRGGLGVLPQDMPLQELDAAIRDVKAQPVAWDTPLVLPPSSSVADALALLPATEGRGIVVADGEGRIDAAAVRGILPATRLATALPDAQLGDLVHAGTPALDAEDVTDGRQAFDLITQAGVETVSIIDHGHLVGTLSARSALRSTLYRPAVDADGRLAVAAAVGINGDVATKAKALAAAGVDVLVVDTAHGHQEGMLAALSAVASLNLGIPIVAGNIVTADGVSDLVTAGATILKVGVGPGAMCTTRMMTAVGRPQFSAVLETAEAARAAGAHVWADGGVRYPRDVALALAAGAASVMIGSWFAGTIEAPGQLQTDAQGRIYKESWGMASTKAVQARFGRLDAYERARKELFAEGISSSKIYLDPLRPGVEDLLDMITSGVRSSFTYAGAASVPEFHDRALVGLQSAAGYEEGKALPVSW; encoded by the coding sequence ATGGACTTCCTCGGCGCGCACCCCACAGTCGATCTCACCTACTCGGATGTGTTCCTGGTGCCGCGCAGATCGGGGATCACGAGTCGTCTGCAGGTGGATCTCGCCCCGCACGACGGGACACCGGCGACGCTGCCGCTGGTCGCCTCGAACATGAACTCGGTGACCGGTCCCCGTCTGGCTGCGGTGCTCGCCAGGCGCGGCGGCCTCGGCGTGCTGCCGCAGGACATGCCGCTGCAGGAGCTGGACGCCGCGATCCGCGACGTCAAGGCGCAGCCCGTCGCGTGGGACACGCCGCTGGTCCTGCCGCCGAGCTCGTCCGTCGCCGACGCGCTCGCCCTGCTGCCGGCCACCGAAGGCCGCGGCATCGTCGTCGCCGATGGGGAGGGCCGCATCGACGCGGCGGCCGTCCGCGGCATCCTTCCCGCGACCCGTCTGGCCACTGCGCTGCCGGATGCCCAGCTCGGCGATCTCGTGCACGCCGGCACTCCGGCTCTGGACGCCGAGGACGTCACCGACGGTCGACAGGCCTTCGACCTCATCACGCAGGCCGGCGTGGAGACGGTGAGCATCATCGACCACGGACACCTGGTCGGAACCCTCAGCGCCCGCAGCGCCCTGCGGTCGACGCTGTATCGCCCCGCCGTCGACGCCGACGGACGCCTGGCCGTCGCCGCAGCGGTCGGGATCAACGGCGACGTGGCGACCAAGGCCAAGGCGCTCGCCGCGGCCGGTGTCGACGTGCTCGTCGTCGACACCGCGCACGGGCACCAGGAGGGGATGCTCGCCGCACTGTCGGCCGTGGCCTCGTTGAACCTGGGCATCCCGATCGTGGCAGGCAACATCGTCACGGCCGACGGGGTCAGCGACCTCGTGACCGCTGGCGCGACGATCCTCAAGGTGGGCGTCGGACCCGGCGCGATGTGCACGACCCGCATGATGACAGCGGTCGGCAGGCCGCAGTTCTCCGCCGTGCTCGAGACGGCGGAGGCCGCCCGCGCGGCCGGCGCGCACGTCTGGGCGGACGGGGGAGTGCGCTACCCGCGCGACGTCGCGCTGGCGCTCGCCGCCGGTGCGGCGTCGGTCATGATCGGGTCCTGGTTCGCCGGCACGATCGAGGCGCCTGGGCAGCTGCAGACGGATGCGCAGGGGCGGATCTACAAGGAGTCGTGGGGGATGGCGTCGACCAAGGCGGTGCAGGCGCGCTTCGGTCGGCTGGACGCATACGAGCGAGCACGCAAGGAGCTGTTCGCCGAGGGCATCTCCTCGTCGAAGATCTATCTGGACCCGCTGCGCCCCGGCGTGGAGGATCTGCTGGACATGATCACCTCCGGCGTACGGTCCTCGTTCACGTACGCCGGCGCGGCGAGCGTGCCGGAGTTCCACGATCGGGCCCTGGTCGGGCTGCAGTCGGCCGCCGGCTATGAGGAGGGCAAGGCGCTGCCGGTCAGTTGGTGA
- a CDS encoding hemolysin family protein: protein MDFVLLGVGLLLTIGTGLFVASEFALVNLDRAELEARQARGESRLAMTIGALKHTSTHLSSAQLGITLTTLLTGYTMEPAISRLLGPGLLSWGLSEAVVAPISTVVGMLVATVLSMILGELVPKNFALALPRQTAKLVVPFQVAFTTVFKPVISLLNGSANAVLRSMGVEPKEELSGARSAEELSSLVRRSAMAGVLEADTASLLDRSLTFARLTAADVMTARPSMHAIAAGDSADDVIQLARRTGHSRFPVYDDDLDDITGVVHLKAAVSVPRERRAEVPVGALATEPLRVPETVHLDNLISELRAKGYQLAIVVDEYGGTAGVVTLEDLVEEIVGEVSDEHDRTRAGIVRGRGSITFPGELRPDELQSRTGVHVPEGEVYDTVAGYVMSVLERVPSAGDEVTLDSGVLEVVRMDGRRVDRLRYTPTPVDVAHKEVSR from the coding sequence ATGGACTTCGTCCTGCTGGGCGTGGGGCTCCTGCTCACAATCGGTACCGGCCTGTTCGTGGCCAGCGAGTTCGCGCTCGTGAATCTCGATCGTGCGGAACTCGAAGCGCGTCAGGCGCGCGGCGAATCCCGCCTCGCCATGACCATCGGTGCGCTCAAGCACACCTCGACCCACCTCTCCTCCGCGCAGCTGGGCATCACGCTGACCACGCTGCTCACCGGCTACACCATGGAGCCGGCGATCTCGCGGCTCCTGGGACCGGGACTGCTCTCGTGGGGACTCAGCGAGGCCGTCGTCGCGCCGATCTCGACGGTCGTCGGGATGCTGGTGGCGACCGTGCTGTCGATGATCCTCGGCGAGCTCGTTCCGAAGAACTTCGCCCTGGCGCTGCCTCGGCAGACGGCGAAGCTCGTCGTCCCGTTCCAGGTCGCGTTCACGACCGTGTTCAAGCCCGTCATCAGCCTGCTCAACGGCAGCGCGAACGCGGTGCTCCGGAGCATGGGCGTCGAGCCGAAGGAGGAGCTCTCGGGTGCGCGCAGCGCCGAGGAGCTCTCGTCACTGGTCCGCCGCTCCGCGATGGCCGGCGTGCTCGAGGCCGACACGGCGTCCCTGCTCGATCGCAGCCTCACCTTCGCCCGCCTGACGGCGGCGGATGTGATGACGGCGCGACCGAGCATGCACGCGATCGCCGCCGGGGATTCGGCGGATGACGTGATTCAGCTGGCCCGGCGGACCGGGCACAGCCGTTTCCCGGTGTACGACGACGACCTCGACGACATCACCGGTGTCGTGCATCTCAAGGCGGCAGTGTCCGTCCCGCGCGAACGCCGGGCCGAGGTGCCCGTCGGTGCTCTCGCGACCGAGCCGTTGCGGGTGCCGGAGACCGTTCACCTGGACAACCTCATCTCGGAGCTGCGCGCCAAGGGGTACCAGCTCGCGATCGTCGTCGATGAGTACGGCGGTACGGCGGGTGTCGTGACCCTCGAGGATCTGGTGGAGGAGATCGTCGGCGAGGTCTCGGACGAGCACGACCGCACCAGGGCCGGCATCGTCCGCGGCCGCGGATCGATCACGTTCCCTGGTGAGCTGCGCCCGGACGAGCTGCAGAGCCGGACCGGCGTGCACGTCCCCGAGGGCGAGGTCTACGACACGGTCGCCGGCTACGTCATGAGCGTGCTCGAGCGCGTCCCCTCGGCAGGCGATGAGGTCACCCTCGACAGCGGCGTGCTGGAGGTGGTGCGCATGGACGGTCGACGTGTCGATCGTCTGCGCTACACCCCGACGCCGGTCGATGTCGCTCACAAGGAGGTGTCCCGATGA
- a CDS encoding NADH:flavin oxidoreductase/NADH oxidase, translating to MSLLFSPLRLRSVTFPNRLWVSPMCMYSAVDGVVQDWHRTHLTQFASGGAGLIVAEATAVVAEGRISPRDAGIWTDEQRDAWAPVVDGIHARGALAGIQLAHAGRKASTWWPWAAQRGSVPASEGGWVTSAPSAVAFEGFDPPRALDAADIDALVDAFAVAARRALDAGFDVLELHAAHGYLIHQFLSPLSNRRDDEYGGSLVNRARLLLRVLDAVRTTAGDDVPVFVRISATDHADGGFDPEEATTVAEWARAHGADLIDVSSGGLVAHQRIEIFPGYQVGLAGSVRRGGRIPTSAVGLITAAEQAERVLEDGDADAIFAGREWLRDPHFALRAAHELGVEVPWPPQYERARWR from the coding sequence GTGAGCCTTCTCTTCTCCCCTCTGCGTCTGCGATCGGTCACCTTCCCGAATCGGCTGTGGGTGTCACCGATGTGCATGTACAGCGCCGTCGACGGCGTCGTACAGGACTGGCACCGCACCCACCTGACCCAGTTCGCGTCCGGTGGCGCAGGTCTCATCGTCGCCGAGGCGACGGCCGTCGTCGCGGAGGGCCGCATCAGCCCGCGCGACGCTGGCATCTGGACCGACGAGCAGCGCGATGCCTGGGCTCCGGTCGTCGACGGCATCCACGCCAGGGGCGCATTGGCCGGCATCCAGCTCGCGCATGCGGGGCGGAAGGCGTCGACCTGGTGGCCGTGGGCCGCGCAGCGCGGGTCGGTCCCGGCATCCGAGGGCGGCTGGGTCACGTCGGCGCCGTCGGCGGTCGCCTTCGAAGGCTTCGACCCGCCCCGCGCTCTGGATGCCGCCGACATCGATGCCCTCGTCGACGCCTTCGCCGTCGCGGCGCGGCGCGCTCTGGATGCCGGATTCGACGTCCTCGAACTGCACGCCGCGCACGGTTACCTGATCCACCAGTTCCTCTCCCCGCTGTCCAACCGCCGCGACGACGAGTACGGCGGCTCGCTCGTGAACCGCGCTCGCCTCCTGCTGCGCGTCCTGGATGCGGTGCGCACGACCGCCGGCGACGATGTACCGGTCTTCGTCCGGATCTCGGCCACCGACCATGCCGACGGCGGATTCGACCCCGAAGAGGCGACCACCGTCGCCGAGTGGGCGCGCGCGCACGGCGCCGACCTGATCGACGTGTCCAGCGGCGGGCTCGTCGCTCATCAGCGCATCGAGATCTTCCCCGGCTACCAGGTCGGTCTCGCCGGCTCTGTCCGGCGCGGTGGACGGATACCGACGTCGGCGGTCGGGCTCATCACCGCGGCGGAGCAGGCCGAGCGGGTGCTGGAGGACGGGGACGCGGATGCGATCTTCGCCGGTCGGGAGTGGCTGCGCGATCCGCACTTCGCGCTGCGCGCGGCGCACGAGCTCGGCGTGGAGGTTCCGTGGCCGCCGCAGTACGAGCGGGCGCGGTGGCGGTGA
- a CDS encoding bifunctional o-acetylhomoserine/o-acetylserine sulfhydrylase produces MSAAENWRFETKQIHSGAAPDPVTKARATPIYQTTSYVFDNADHAANLFALAEFGNIYTRIQNPTQDVLEQRLAALEGGTGALVLSSGQAASTFAILNIAQAGDHFVASSSIYGGTYNLFKYTLAKLGIEVTFVENQDDPEEWRRAVRPNTKLFFAETIGNPQINVLDIRTVADIAHESGVPLIVDNTIATPYLIRPFEHGADIIVHSVTKFLGGHGTTIGGVVIDGGSFEWSKHVDRFPGLTVPDPSYHGASYTAAVGDGLAYIIKARVQLLRDLGSAIAPQSAWNLIQGVETLSLRVERHVQNAQEIAEWLDDRDDVATVNYSGLPSSPWYAKANEYAPKGVGAVLSFELKGGVEAGRAFVNSLTLFSHLANIGDVRSLVIHPASTTHAQLTPEQQLTAGVTPGLVRLSVGLENVDDLKADLEQALAAARRVSEAARA; encoded by the coding sequence ATGTCCGCAGCCGAGAACTGGCGCTTCGAGACCAAGCAGATCCACTCCGGTGCAGCGCCGGATCCGGTCACCAAGGCTCGTGCCACCCCGATCTACCAGACCACGTCCTACGTGTTCGACAACGCGGACCACGCGGCCAACCTGTTCGCTCTCGCCGAGTTCGGCAACATCTACACCCGCATCCAGAACCCGACGCAGGACGTGCTCGAGCAGCGCCTCGCAGCGCTCGAAGGCGGCACCGGGGCGCTCGTGCTCTCCAGCGGCCAGGCCGCCTCGACGTTCGCGATCCTCAACATCGCGCAGGCCGGAGACCACTTCGTCGCCTCGAGCTCGATCTACGGCGGCACGTACAACCTCTTCAAGTACACGCTCGCCAAGCTCGGCATCGAGGTCACCTTCGTCGAGAACCAGGACGACCCGGAAGAGTGGCGCCGCGCCGTCCGCCCGAACACGAAGCTGTTCTTCGCCGAGACCATCGGCAACCCGCAGATCAACGTCCTCGACATCCGCACCGTCGCCGATATCGCCCACGAGAGCGGTGTGCCGCTGATCGTCGACAACACGATCGCCACCCCGTACCTGATCCGTCCGTTCGAGCACGGCGCCGACATCATCGTGCACTCGGTCACCAAGTTCCTCGGCGGCCACGGCACGACCATCGGCGGCGTCGTCATCGACGGCGGCTCGTTCGAGTGGTCCAAGCACGTCGACCGGTTCCCCGGCCTCACCGTGCCCGATCCCTCGTACCACGGCGCCAGCTACACCGCCGCGGTCGGCGACGGGCTCGCGTACATCATCAAGGCCCGCGTGCAGCTGCTCCGCGACCTCGGCTCCGCCATCGCCCCGCAGAGCGCCTGGAACCTCATCCAGGGCGTCGAGACGCTGTCGCTGCGCGTCGAGCGCCACGTGCAGAACGCGCAGGAGATCGCCGAGTGGCTCGACGACCGCGACGACGTCGCGACCGTCAACTACTCGGGCCTTCCCTCCTCGCCGTGGTACGCCAAGGCGAACGAGTACGCCCCCAAGGGCGTGGGCGCCGTGCTGTCGTTCGAGCTCAAGGGCGGCGTCGAAGCCGGCCGCGCGTTCGTGAACAGCCTGACCCTGTTCAGCCACCTCGCCAACATCGGCGACGTGCGCTCGCTGGTCATCCACCCCGCCTCGACCACCCACGCTCAGCTGACACCAGAGCAGCAGCTCACCGCCGGCGTCACGCCGGGCCTCGTGCGTCTGTCGGTCGGACTCGAGAACGTGGACGACCTCAAGGCCGACCTGGAGCAGGCTCTCGCCGCCGCTCGCCGAGTGTCGGAAGCCGCACGCGCGTAA
- a CDS encoding hemolysin family protein, with amino-acid sequence MNDWAGLVWLVVLLAGNAFFVGAEFAVISARRSQIEPRAEQGSRAAKTALYAMEHATLMLATSQLGITICSLLILNVSEPAIHHLLAVPMHAIGWSDAVVDVSAFVIALVIVSFLHVVFGEMVPKNLAFSVPDRAVLILATPLVWVSKVFHPVIWVLNAAANSVLRLFGVEPKNEAASTFTIDEVATIVSQSRREGLLTDASGTVAAAVEFTDKKARDVAVPLADLVTLPASTTPDDIERAVARYGFSRYVIVDDERAPIGYVHLKDILRASEGADAEAKVAAPIPSKRIHHMVPVQEDTDLEDALAVMRRAGRHLAKVRNALGETTAVLFLEDILEELVGEVQDATRRVVHRGE; translated from the coding sequence ATGAACGATTGGGCAGGACTGGTCTGGCTCGTCGTCCTTCTGGCGGGCAACGCCTTCTTCGTCGGCGCGGAGTTCGCCGTCATCTCGGCACGGCGCTCGCAGATCGAGCCCCGCGCCGAGCAGGGATCGCGCGCGGCGAAGACCGCGCTGTACGCGATGGAGCACGCCACGCTCATGCTGGCGACGTCGCAGCTGGGAATCACGATCTGCTCGCTGCTGATCCTGAACGTGTCCGAACCGGCGATCCACCATCTGCTCGCCGTGCCGATGCACGCGATCGGCTGGTCGGATGCCGTCGTCGACGTGTCCGCGTTCGTGATCGCCCTCGTGATCGTGTCGTTCCTGCACGTCGTGTTCGGCGAGATGGTGCCGAAGAACCTCGCGTTCTCGGTGCCGGACCGTGCGGTGCTGATCCTGGCGACCCCGCTCGTGTGGGTGTCGAAGGTCTTCCATCCGGTGATCTGGGTGCTCAACGCGGCGGCGAACAGCGTGCTCCGACTCTTCGGTGTCGAGCCGAAGAACGAAGCCGCGTCGACGTTCACGATCGACGAGGTGGCGACGATCGTCAGCCAGTCGCGCCGTGAAGGGTTGCTGACCGACGCATCCGGAACCGTGGCCGCCGCTGTCGAGTTCACCGACAAGAAGGCCAGGGATGTCGCTGTGCCGCTGGCCGACCTCGTGACGCTGCCCGCGTCGACGACGCCGGACGACATCGAGCGCGCGGTGGCCCGCTACGGGTTCTCGCGCTATGTGATCGTCGACGACGAGCGTGCGCCGATCGGCTATGTGCACCTCAAGGACATCCTTCGCGCCTCGGAAGGAGCGGATGCCGAGGCGAAGGTCGCGGCTCCCATCCCGTCCAAGCGGATCCACCACATGGTGCCGGTCCAGGAGGACACCGACCTGGAGGACGCCCTCGCGGTCATGCGTCGCGCCGGTCGCCACCTGGCCAAAGTCCGCAACGCGCTGGGCGAGACCACAGCCGTGCTGTTCCTCGAGGACATCCTCGAGGAACTCGTCGGCGAGGTGCAGGACGCGACCAGACGCGTCGTCCATCGCGGCGAGTGA
- a CDS encoding MTH1187 family thiamine-binding protein, with protein sequence MLIAFSVAPSGDGSADGSVHDAVAAAVTVVRESGLPHRTTSMFTEVEGEWDEVMDVVKRATEAVMPFGSRVSLVLKADIRPGYTGELDAKIDRLETAIRDADSA encoded by the coding sequence ATGCTCATCGCATTCTCGGTCGCCCCTTCCGGCGACGGCAGCGCTGACGGTTCGGTCCACGACGCGGTCGCCGCGGCCGTGACGGTCGTGCGCGAGTCCGGACTGCCGCACCGCACCACCAGCATGTTCACCGAGGTGGAGGGGGAGTGGGACGAGGTGATGGATGTCGTCAAGCGGGCCACCGAGGCCGTCATGCCGTTCGGCTCGCGGGTGTCGCTCGTGCTCAAGGCGGACATCCGGCCCGGGTACACCGGAGAGCTCGACGCCAAGATCGACCGGCTCGAGACGGCGATCCGGGATGCCGATTCCGCGTAG
- a CDS encoding NAD(P)H-hydrate dehydratase — protein MVEVREWSRDDTARLLRVPGPDDDKYSRGVVAVRTGSSAYPGAAVLSVEAAWRAGAGYVRYLGSASDAVLARRPETVAAQDIGRLRPDAWVIGSGTDAAERTAEETEALRTVLRGAVPVVVDAGALDLAPGAAAPLVVTPHAGEFRRLRERLRLTPDGSGDRAADAAQTAEALGATVLLKGSRTLVASPDGAVIALPQATGWLSTAGSGDVLAGVLGALLAANAGASPADAAAAGAWLHGHAARLAAGVVNGRAGHPIVALDVAEALPRAVGDLLP, from the coding sequence ATGGTCGAGGTGCGCGAGTGGAGCAGGGACGACACGGCGCGGCTGCTTCGCGTACCGGGGCCGGACGATGACAAGTACTCTCGCGGCGTCGTGGCCGTTCGGACGGGCTCGTCCGCGTACCCAGGGGCAGCCGTGCTGTCCGTCGAGGCGGCGTGGCGGGCCGGGGCCGGCTACGTGCGCTACCTGGGTTCCGCCTCGGACGCGGTGCTCGCGCGGCGACCGGAGACCGTGGCGGCGCAGGACATCGGTCGTCTCAGGCCCGACGCGTGGGTGATCGGCTCCGGAACGGATGCTGCGGAGCGCACCGCCGAGGAGACTGAGGCCCTCCGGACGGTCCTGCGCGGGGCCGTGCCCGTCGTCGTCGACGCCGGCGCGCTCGATCTCGCACCCGGCGCCGCCGCCCCGCTGGTGGTGACACCGCACGCGGGTGAGTTCCGGCGTCTGCGGGAACGGCTGCGGCTCACTCCCGACGGCAGCGGCGACCGTGCCGCGGATGCCGCGCAGACCGCCGAGGCACTGGGCGCCACGGTGCTGCTCAAGGGGTCCCGCACACTGGTCGCCTCGCCGGACGGTGCGGTGATCGCCCTCCCGCAGGCCACGGGGTGGCTCTCGACAGCGGGCAGTGGCGACGTTCTGGCGGGAGTGCTCGGCGCGCTGCTCGCCGCCAACGCCGGTGCCTCACCCGCCGACGCGGCCGCGGCCGGTGCATGGCTGCACGGCCATGCCGCGCGCCTCGCCGCGGGTGTCGTGAACGGACGGGCGGGGCATCCGATCGTCGCGCTGGACGTGGCGGAGGCCCTTCCCCGTGCGGTCGGAGATCTGCTGCCGTGA
- a CDS encoding MFS transporter gives MNHSSTLSRGAATTALLSLAIGSFGIGMTEFVAMGLLPDIAQDLLPDLWASSPEEAIGRAGLLISLYALGVVIGAPTIAGLVARFPRHRVMIGLALALTFFNALTVVLPSFELVGASRLLAGLPHGAYFGIGALVAADVLGPGRRAQGAAFILTGLTIANVVGVPLGTYLGQNYGWRTAFLVVTVVFAVATLCIALFVPEHAGDPGRGMLSEFGVFRVGQVWLTLGIGAIGFGGFFAVYSYVSPLVTEVAGSPEWAVPIVLVLVGIGMTVGNLLGGYLADRDLQRTLVVGMALLVGILVLLALLAPNIILLGLLATAVGAVSAMLSPAIQTRLMDVAGDNQSIAAALNHSALNIGNSLGAFLGGVVIAAGWGFTAPTWIGAALASVGLGITLLAFRMQRRSVLV, from the coding sequence GTGAACCACTCCTCGACACTTTCGAGGGGTGCGGCGACGACGGCGCTCCTCTCCCTCGCCATCGGCTCCTTCGGCATCGGCATGACCGAGTTCGTCGCCATGGGTCTGCTGCCCGACATCGCTCAGGACCTGCTTCCCGACCTGTGGGCATCATCGCCCGAAGAGGCGATCGGCCGGGCAGGGCTGCTGATCTCGCTGTACGCGCTCGGCGTCGTCATCGGCGCTCCGACGATCGCCGGCCTGGTCGCGCGCTTCCCGCGGCACAGGGTCATGATCGGACTCGCCCTCGCGCTCACCTTCTTCAATGCGCTCACCGTCGTGCTGCCGAGCTTCGAACTCGTCGGCGCCTCGCGGCTGCTGGCCGGACTGCCGCACGGCGCGTACTTCGGCATCGGCGCGCTCGTCGCCGCTGACGTGCTGGGGCCGGGGCGGCGCGCACAGGGTGCCGCGTTCATCCTCACCGGCCTCACGATCGCGAACGTCGTCGGCGTCCCGCTCGGCACGTATCTGGGCCAGAACTACGGGTGGCGAACGGCGTTCCTCGTCGTCACGGTGGTGTTCGCCGTCGCGACGCTCTGCATCGCACTGTTCGTTCCCGAGCACGCCGGCGACCCCGGCCGCGGCATGCTCAGCGAGTTCGGCGTCTTCCGCGTCGGCCAGGTCTGGTTGACGCTGGGGATCGGCGCCATCGGCTTCGGCGGGTTCTTCGCGGTCTACAGCTACGTCTCTCCGCTCGTGACCGAGGTCGCAGGATCGCCGGAATGGGCGGTGCCGATCGTCCTCGTGCTGGTCGGCATCGGCATGACGGTCGGCAACCTGCTGGGCGGGTACCTGGCGGACCGGGACCTGCAGCGCACGCTTGTGGTGGGGATGGCGCTGCTCGTCGGCATTCTCGTCCTGCTCGCCCTGCTGGCGCCGAACATCATCCTGCTCGGATTGCTCGCGACGGCGGTCGGCGCCGTGTCGGCAATGCTGAGCCCCGCGATCCAGACGCGTCTGATGGATGTCGCCGGTGACAACCAGTCGATCGCGGCGGCCCTGAACCACTCCGCGCTGAACATCGGGAACAGCCTCGGCGCGTTCCTCGGCGGGGTCGTGATCGCCGCGGGGTGGGGCTTCACGGCGCCGACATGGATCGGAGCCGCGCTCGCGTCGGTCGGGCTGGGGATCACCCTGCTCGCGTTCCGGATGCAGCGCCGGAGCGTCCTGGTCTGA